Proteins encoded together in one Impatiens glandulifera chromosome 1, dImpGla2.1, whole genome shotgun sequence window:
- the LOC124932358 gene encoding uncharacterized protein LOC124932358: MVETRQQSEIDALRASIETLTASFLDVNTRIDRRLDTIETRMKATEEQIHILGQENRHRGHEGNGRQNPPRDRNVRHIPPTRLTKVVFPRFDGTEVEGWLISAEQFFRVDKIEDETKTDIAPIHFTGNARMWYGSYLQQRNHREILTWEVFRRDLLAHFGPSMYDTPMRQIMHLRQNEESVMYYNQQYINISQKLLNLPGEYVIECYMAGLNEEIADAVKLRNPETLNEAMSMAKAQESIYRSLWSRGHLYNKLAPLLPKPVGPSTNRTSFSGIPHASSSGGNQGSMKQLEPAVFDEKRRKGLCYKCDQKWEPNHKCKTKLFMISANEQEALPDVQLFQETVVDDPSLLQPNSLEEPAISLHALTGSKNFQTLQIRGKIGSLPVVILIDTGSTHNFINSRILRNIGHEAMKTQVLSVKVADGSTLFCSSVCKNLKWSMEGKDYQADMKVLTMTGIPQTQINLIEGHQLEKLLRKGSLAAMVQAKTENEAQFFALITRAQEEVSEDLQGLLDDFSTLFQQPDGLPPTREHDHRIPLKEGTKAVCLHPYRYPALQKSEIENLINDMLERGIIRKSHSSFAAPVVLIRKKDLSWRMCIDYRRLNSATIKDKFPIPVTEELMEELHGSKVFSKMDLKSGFHQIRMYPEDCHKTAF; encoded by the exons ATGGTGGAAACCCGACAACAGTCAGAGATTGATGCCCTTCGTGCTTCCATCGAAACGTTAACTGCCTCCTTTCTTGATGTGAACACTAGAATAGATCGTAGATTGGACACTATTGAAACTCGTATGAAGGCCACTGAAGAACAAATTCATATTCTTGGCCAAGAAAATCGCCATAGGGGACATGAGGGTAATGGCCGTCAGAACCCTCCACGTGATAGAAACGTTCGACATATTCCTCCAACCCGACTCACCAAAGTCGTCTTTCCTCGATTTGATGGAACAGAAGTGGAAGGTTGGCTCATATCTGCAGAACAATTTTTCCGCGTTGATAAGATAGAGGATGAAACCAAAACAGACATTGCTCCCATCCATTTTACGGGCAACGCCAGAATGTGGTACGGTTCCTATTTGCAGCAACGCAATCATCGGGAAATCTTGACGTGGGAAGTGTTCAGAAGGGATCTACTAGCACATTTTGGTCCGTCTATGTATGACACCCCCATGAGACAGATTATGCATCTGCGACAGAATGAGGAATCAGTCATGTATTACAatcaacaatatataaatatttcccAGAAATTGCTTAACCTTCCCGGGGAGTACGTGATAGAATGTTACATGGCGGGTCTGAACGAGGAAATTGCAGATGCTGTCAAACTTAGAAATCCAGAAACTTTGAACGAGGCTATGTCGATGGCCAAAGCCCAAGAATCAATATACAGATCCCTGTGGAGCAGAGgacacttgtataataaattagCCCCTTTACTGCCCAAACCAGTCGGGCCAAGTACTAACCGAACTTCTTTTTCGGGCATTCCTCATGCATCTTCTTCTGGTGGGAATCAGGGCTCGATGAAACAATTAGAACCTGCTGTATTTGATGAGAAAAGGAGAAAAGGCCTTTGTTACAAATGTGATCAGAAATGGGAACCAAACCACAAGTGTAAAACAAAGTTGTTCATGATCTCGGCTAATGAGCAAGAAGCTTTACCAGATGTCCAATTGTTTCAAGAAACGGTTGTTGACGATCCTTCATTGTTGCAGCCCAATTCATTGGAGGAGCCTGCCATTTCTCTACATGCCTTAACCGGTTCCAAGAATTTCCAAACTCTCCAGATCCGGGGCAAGATTGGGAGTCTGCCGGTAGTGATCCTTATCGACACAGGCAGCACTCACAACTTCATTAACAGCAGGATACTAAGAAATATAGGCCACGAGGCTATGAAAACTCAAGTGTTGTCGGTAAAAGTGGCAGATGGTTCAACCCTATTTTGTTCCAGCGTTTGCAAAAACCTGAAATGGTCCATGGAAGGTAAAGATTACCAAGCGGATATGAAAGTTCTTACTATGACAG GGATACCCCAAACACAAATTAATCTTATAGAGGGTCACCAgttggagaaattgttaaggaAGGGCAGCCTGGCTGCCATGGTACAAGCAAAAACAGAGAATGAAGCCCAGTTCTTTGCACTTATCACAAGAGCCCAGGAAGAGGTTTCTGAAGATCTTCAGGGGTTGCTTGATGATTTTAGTACTCTGTTCCAGCAACCGGATGGCTTACCACCTACAAGAGAGCACGATCATCGGATCCCACTAAAGGAAGGCACCAAAGCTGTGTGCTTACACCCTTATCGCTACCCGGCCCTGCAGAAATCAGAAATTGAGAACTTAATCAATGATATGCTGGAAAGGGGAATAATTAGAAAAAGTCACAGTTCGTTCGCTGCTCCCGTGGTGTTGATCAGAAAAAAAGACTTATCTTGGAGGATGTGTATCGATTATAGGAGGTTGAACTCAGCCACCATTAAAGACAAGTTTCCGATTCCGGTGACAGAAGAACTGATGGAGGAGCTGCATGGATCCAAGGTTTTTTCCAAAATGGATTTGAAATCTGGTTTTCACCAAATACGAATGTACCCGGAAGACTGCCATAAGACTGCGTTCTGA
- the LOC124921534 gene encoding phosphomannomutase, whose product MAVRNPGLIALFDVDGTLTAPRKGVTPDMLKFMQELRKVVTVGVVGGSDLVKISEQLGNSVTNDYDYVFSENGLVAHSEGNLIGTQSLKSHLGDDKLKEFINFTLHYIADLDIPIKRGTFIEFRSGMINVSPIGRNCSQEERDEFEKYDKVHNVRPKMVEVLREKFAHLNLTFSIGGQISFDVFPQGWDKTYCLRYLNDFNEIHFFGDKTYKGGNDHEIYESEKTIGHTVTSPDDTVKQCKSIFLS is encoded by the exons ATGGCAGTAAGGAATCCTGGATTAATTGCTTTGTTTGATGTTGATGGAACTCTTACAGCTCCACGGAAG GGGGTTACTCCTGACATGTTAAAGTTCATGCAGGAACTTCGCAAG GTTGTGACAGTTGGTGTTGTTGGAGGATCTGACCTTGTTAAGATATCAGAGCAGCTTGGCAATTCAG TTACAAATGACTACGATTATGTGTTTTCGGAGAATGGTCTTGTTGCTCACAGCGAGGGGAATCTTATTGGAACCCAG AGCTTGAAGTCGCACCTTGGAGATGACAAACTCAAG GAGTTCATTAACTTCACACTTCACTATATAGCTGATTTGGATATTCCGATAAAAAG AGGAACTTTCATTGAATTTCGGAGTGGGATGATCAATGTATCACCAATTGGGCGAAACTGCAGTCAAGAAGAGCGAGATGAATTCGAGAAATATGACAAA GTTCACAATGTTAGGCCAAAAATGGTGGAAGTGCTGCGTGAAAAATTTGCACATCTCAACCTCACTTTTTCCATTGGAGGACAGATAAGCTTCGAT GTGTTCCCACAAGGTTGGGACAAAACTTATTGCTTGAGGTACCTCAATGATTTCAATGAAATCCACTTCTTTGGAGACAAGACATACAAG GGTGGTAATGATCACGAGATATATGAATCGGAGAAAACCATTGGCCATACAG ttACAAGTCCAGATGATACTGTTAAGCAGTGCAAATCTATATTCCTCTCTTGA